One genomic window of Leptospira paudalimensis includes the following:
- a CDS encoding LA_3751/LA_3752 family putative glycosyltransferase has product MVILPKAKQLQLGLKWFLLFIVVVVSIQYTSPQNSYFQDSHDKLIQTYSLYFNHFQSDQLYYPGYEFDPNLNYFHLVDNLYIKCKDRIVSAFPIQFAAMMAPVLYILPLSYLVYSSLFFLFLGFWILRRYYKFSFPLLWVGYFGTYLWPLSWEYSEMPAVFAFSLLGLLPILRNQKSIFIQTVAGLSLSWVIMVRLDTLPFFSLLFFFTFLFLWKDHSFLSILSKIVSLKVYLLVCLLGIILQFILNEILYDHFFGTRFLANLSGFQVSFTQRLEWFQSLNFYADKKVGFFAYLPLTFPLIVYYGKQFKTVSNLKKSLLLSLTFTLLVIPFIAPNDGFNNWGPRFYTVLILPYLLLLKPIYIKILKSKNWILRITLLLLITYSVFLGILGAKIQKSKTSLVKNFRVITKELNPDIIVFTDYLNLYSIGSDYTKHISLVSYSTEKNEQLIKILSEKMRGKKIIFVDWHPLILTQETRNVMNAEKAKGGYPISHWDLNRLESSLKKNTSNFQIIDKQVYRIWSGTIKGAN; this is encoded by the coding sequence ATGGTGATTCTCCCAAAAGCGAAACAATTACAATTAGGATTAAAATGGTTTTTGCTTTTCATTGTAGTTGTTGTGTCCATACAGTACACTTCTCCCCAAAACTCTTACTTCCAAGATAGCCATGATAAATTGATCCAAACATATTCTTTATATTTCAATCACTTTCAATCGGACCAATTGTATTACCCAGGTTACGAGTTTGATCCTAACTTAAACTATTTTCATTTAGTAGATAACTTATATATCAAATGCAAAGATAGAATTGTCAGTGCATTTCCGATACAATTTGCAGCAATGATGGCGCCAGTTTTGTACATTCTACCCTTATCGTATCTTGTATATAGTTCTCTATTTTTTCTTTTTTTAGGTTTTTGGATTCTCAGACGGTATTATAAATTTTCATTTCCCTTACTTTGGGTTGGTTACTTTGGAACATATTTGTGGCCATTGAGTTGGGAATATTCAGAGATGCCGGCAGTTTTTGCCTTCTCTTTACTTGGTCTCTTACCAATTCTTCGTAATCAAAAATCGATTTTCATACAAACTGTTGCAGGTTTGTCGCTCTCTTGGGTGATTATGGTTCGCCTAGATACCCTTCCATTTTTTTCCCTTTTATTCTTCTTTACTTTCCTCTTTTTATGGAAAGATCATTCCTTCCTATCGATTCTTTCAAAAATTGTTTCGCTTAAGGTATATTTGCTTGTTTGTTTATTAGGAATCATCCTACAATTTATATTGAATGAAATTTTATACGATCACTTCTTTGGGACTCGATTTTTAGCAAATTTATCTGGATTCCAAGTAAGTTTTACACAAAGACTCGAATGGTTTCAAAGTTTGAATTTTTATGCAGATAAAAAAGTTGGTTTTTTTGCTTACCTTCCATTGACTTTTCCATTGATTGTTTATTACGGAAAACAATTTAAGACAGTATCAAATTTAAAAAAATCACTCTTACTCTCTCTAACATTTACATTACTTGTAATACCTTTTATAGCACCTAACGATGGATTCAATAATTGGGGACCGAGATTTTATACCGTTTTAATTTTACCTTATTTATTATTACTAAAACCAATCTATATTAAAATTTTAAAATCCAAAAATTGGATACTTCGAATCACTCTCCTTCTACTCATCACCTATTCTGTTTTCTTAGGAATTCTTGGTGCAAAAATTCAAAAATCAAAAACAAGTTTAGTTAAAAATTTCCGTGTTATCACCAAGGAATTAAACCCTGATATCATCGTGTTTACTGATTATCTAAATTTATATTCCATCGGAAGTGACTATACAAAACATATTAGCTTAGTGTCTTATTCTACTGAAAAAAATGAGCAGTTGATCAAAATTTTATCTGAGAAAATGAGGGGTAAAAAAATTATTTTTGTGGATTGGCACCCACTCATTCTAACACAAGAAACAAGAAATGTAATGAATGCTGAAAAAGCAAAAGGAGGATATCCAATTTCTCACTGGGATTTGAATCGACTAGAGTCGAGTTTGAAAAAAAATACTTCAAATTTTCAAATCATTGATAAACAAGTGTACCGAATTTGGTCAGGAACTATCAAAGGAGCAAATTAA
- a CDS encoding acyltransferase family protein: MKEYFIEIFRKNNKEINELYGIRALSCYLVILFHCFAFSIDFFPIQFAQYLPNAQNVEFLMSLFFVISAFLVSTSFSRELERSSFGVSWKNFVLKRSLRIFPAFYVILSITILIMAGVLKKSQMMPGSDGISDSLIDLKLKLSYWWTDFAYISNYFPKRIMVHGWSLSMEEQFYLAMPFVFLFYTKILSNTVQKLVFLIVLLNVPILIRYYYHLNVPMLEFDGYVKTLFHPIHTHFEPFVYGILLMELWRSGKISKQLPNSKLSFYLVFSILFFIFCYVCTLHYEDAKLYFTVFRISFYSFFAFVIVYGAVGGFFSGIAWFLANPILVFIGKLSYGIYLVHMLVNTAVMLAILNPKGRDYNGLNHLLKASFISLVLSAVIALLSYLLIEKPFLKIREWTQPRFDISKNSFYYIIGNDKEKRLVSILLSILSFLPYLIVKQMIVVSFIPFTNYAEISLWVLLIIPILLNGYSLLKYRQIFFYHYISRFQNQ; the protein is encoded by the coding sequence ATGAAAGAATATTTTATTGAAATTTTTAGGAAAAATAACAAGGAAATTAACGAACTGTACGGAATCCGTGCGTTAAGTTGTTACTTAGTTATCTTATTCCATTGTTTTGCTTTTTCTATCGATTTTTTTCCAATACAGTTTGCTCAGTATCTACCAAATGCGCAAAATGTTGAATTTTTAATGAGTTTGTTTTTTGTGATCAGTGCCTTTTTGGTTTCCACATCCTTTTCTCGTGAATTGGAAAGATCTAGTTTTGGGGTTAGTTGGAAGAACTTTGTTTTGAAACGATCTCTTCGTATCTTCCCCGCATTTTATGTGATTCTTTCAATTACCATTTTAATCATGGCTGGAGTATTGAAAAAAAGCCAAATGATGCCAGGTTCTGATGGAATCTCAGACAGTTTAATCGATTTAAAATTAAAACTTTCGTATTGGTGGACTGATTTTGCATACATCTCCAATTATTTTCCAAAGCGGATCATGGTTCATGGATGGTCGTTATCAATGGAGGAACAATTCTATTTGGCTATGCCATTTGTATTTTTGTTCTATACTAAAATCTTATCAAACACAGTTCAAAAGCTCGTCTTTTTAATCGTATTACTGAATGTTCCCATTCTCATTCGTTATTATTATCACCTAAATGTTCCCATGTTAGAATTTGATGGATATGTCAAAACTCTTTTCCATCCGATTCATACTCATTTTGAGCCATTCGTATATGGAATTTTACTAATGGAGCTTTGGAGGTCTGGTAAAATATCAAAACAATTACCAAATTCTAAATTGAGTTTTTATTTGGTATTTTCGATTCTCTTTTTTATCTTTTGCTATGTTTGTACCCTACATTATGAAGATGCAAAGTTATATTTCACGGTCTTTCGGATAAGTTTTTATTCTTTTTTTGCGTTTGTCATTGTATACGGAGCAGTGGGTGGATTTTTTTCAGGTATCGCTTGGTTTTTGGCAAATCCAATTTTAGTATTTATTGGCAAGTTAAGTTATGGAATTTATTTAGTTCACATGTTGGTCAATACTGCTGTTATGTTGGCCATCTTAAATCCTAAGGGTAGGGATTATAATGGATTGAACCATTTATTGAAAGCATCATTCATTAGTTTGGTTCTTTCAGCTGTGATTGCACTTCTCAGTTATCTATTGATCGAAAAACCGTTTTTAAAAATACGCGAGTGGACCCAACCTAGATTTGACATTTCTAAAAATAGTTTTTACTACATTATAGGGAATGATAAAGAAAAAAGATTAGTTTCTATTTTACTTTCGATTTTATCGTTTTTGCCTTATTTGATTGTAAAGCAGATGATAGTCGTTTCTTTCATTCCCTTTACAAATTATGCAGAGATTAGCCTTTGGGTATTACTCATCATTCCGATCTTACTCAATGGATACTCGCTTCTAAAGTATAGACAAATTTTCTTTTATCACTACATCAGTCGGTTTCAGAACCAATGA
- a CDS encoding phosphatase domain-containing protein: MSQEPNTSQPIITDIKRIAVCGGSLGRERRSYVRGQVVDVGITDLMKADGLWDLVTGLFKGDETKITPFLDFSLAPVRKPVLKLEVHDATGKLIYTSGKIKADEDGFFSCEIRDKLPVGFHDFQVILEGLDSFRQYSKDLAHLNATENSILGRTTIVGKGKLRIIAEDYQGIVVTSDIDQTYLATDIHSGKGKFSALFETPNQKQALPGMPELYRELRMNLENAPLAFISASPHFFRRTMLATIAKDNIHIESLHLKYLEGTIKGVFDKVIDTIFNPLEFFQNGFKPAWSRTKKFLGASYQSLFDQMSYKLSILLYDRIYLPTNSKEILLGDNTESDYMIFTLYQLICMGKLSGDELEEYLYQLNFLGRDAITRDASKKIRLYAEEILRIHGPKNPVTLTLINRTSHGPSELDMIQKVKDALPKGIFETEFSKRPPFYGTEGAMGMAILLENHGYLDPNQILTIIAGMIGKVLEGKLVDETFILKQLDELTLPKEAEGTRAKIKENLKSAFLN, from the coding sequence ATGTCCCAAGAACCAAATACTTCACAACCTATCATTACCGATATCAAAAGAATCGCAGTTTGCGGTGGATCGCTAGGAAGAGAACGACGCTCCTATGTGCGTGGTCAGGTAGTCGACGTAGGGATTACCGATTTAATGAAGGCAGATGGCCTTTGGGACCTTGTGACAGGGTTATTTAAGGGGGATGAAACGAAAATCACTCCCTTTCTCGATTTTTCCCTCGCCCCAGTTCGCAAACCAGTTTTAAAATTAGAAGTCCATGATGCGACAGGCAAACTCATTTACACTTCTGGTAAAATCAAAGCAGATGAAGATGGTTTTTTTTCCTGTGAGATCCGAGACAAACTGCCTGTAGGATTCCATGATTTCCAAGTGATTTTAGAAGGTTTGGATAGCTTTCGACAGTATTCCAAGGACCTTGCCCATTTAAATGCTACCGAAAATTCCATTTTGGGAAGAACAACTATCGTTGGAAAAGGGAAACTGCGAATCATCGCAGAAGATTACCAAGGCATTGTTGTCACATCAGACATTGACCAAACATATCTTGCGACGGACATTCACTCTGGAAAAGGAAAATTCTCGGCATTATTCGAGACACCTAACCAAAAACAGGCGCTTCCTGGAATGCCCGAATTGTACAGAGAACTTAGAATGAACTTAGAGAATGCTCCTCTTGCCTTTATTTCCGCAAGCCCCCATTTTTTTCGAAGGACCATGCTTGCCACAATTGCAAAAGACAACATTCACATTGAATCTTTGCATTTAAAATATCTGGAAGGAACAATCAAAGGTGTATTTGATAAAGTCATTGATACAATCTTCAATCCCCTTGAATTTTTCCAAAATGGATTCAAACCAGCTTGGTCACGAACGAAAAAATTCCTGGGTGCTTCTTACCAAAGCCTATTCGACCAAATGTCCTATAAACTATCCATTCTTCTGTATGATCGAATTTATTTACCTACAAATTCTAAGGAGATCCTTCTCGGAGATAATACAGAATCTGATTATATGATCTTCACACTCTACCAATTGATTTGTATGGGAAAATTAAGTGGAGACGAATTAGAAGAATATTTATACCAATTGAATTTTTTAGGAAGAGATGCCATCACGAGAGACGCATCAAAAAAAATCAGATTGTATGCAGAAGAAATCCTTCGTATCCACGGCCCAAAAAACCCAGTAACTCTTACTCTCATCAATCGCACAAGTCATGGTCCAAGTGAGTTGGATATGATCCAAAAAGTGAAAGATGCCCTACCAAAAGGTATTTTCGAAACAGAATTTTCGAAGAGACCTCCCTTTTACGGAACAGAAGGTGCAATGGGAATGGCCATCCTTTTAGAAAATCATGGTTATTTAGATCCCAACCAAATTTTAACCATCATCGCTGGAATGATTGGAAAAGTTTTGGAAGGAAAACTTGTAGATGAAACCTTTATTCTAAAACAACTCGATGAATTAACACTTCCCAAAGAAGCCGAAGGAACAAGAGCCAAAATCAAAGAGAATTTAAAATCTGCGTTTTTAAACTAG
- a CDS encoding UbiD family decarboxylase: MASLRSTNDFVKLLQKEGELRVISELVDPNLELAEIQRRVVAKKGPALLFTNVKGTKFPVATNLYGSEKRIHLAFGEKPVQTIARLAKLAKEIFPPRFSKLWKERSLGLLPFQVGLKQVRRAPIFDGSVTSVEDLPGLVSWPKDGGPFVTLPLVYTQHPSSGNGNLGMYRVQLFGEKTVGMHIQIHRGGGFHYYEAEKENKSLPAHVYIGGPPALTIAAVAPLPEEIPELVFASFLMGEKLRMKKDKSVSPYPIVADADFALIGSIPPKLRRPEGPFGDHYGYYSLLHDYPYLDLSHILHRKDAIWAATVVGRPPQEDHYIAEFLQDLLSPMFPLVMPQVLGVWAYEESGVHSLAAAIVKERYFREAFMGALRILGEGQLSLTKCLLVTNEKVNLKNFSETFRVITERSDPRTDFFIFSNISQDTLDYTSGTVNKGSKLLWMGITDPNKPIINTNLPKEFNGNFKDKRFQNPKVFLPGVLVVKGSEFKPNDRLAETLLSEDLGKFSYVFLVDDSEDAVKSDSDFIWTMFTRMEPASDVYARTETIRNHISYQVPIVFDCRMKPWIPEVLTPLPETVKQVEERFGKWIDSL; encoded by the coding sequence ATGGCATCACTACGATCTACGAATGATTTTGTAAAACTTTTACAAAAAGAGGGAGAGCTCCGGGTCATTTCCGAGTTGGTTGACCCTAATTTAGAATTGGCTGAAATCCAAAGGCGAGTGGTCGCGAAAAAGGGACCTGCTTTGCTCTTTACGAATGTAAAGGGAACCAAGTTTCCTGTGGCTACCAATCTGTATGGTTCTGAAAAACGAATCCATTTGGCCTTTGGTGAAAAACCCGTACAAACGATCGCAAGACTTGCCAAACTTGCGAAAGAAATTTTTCCACCGCGGTTTTCCAAACTTTGGAAGGAACGTTCCCTCGGCCTTTTGCCGTTTCAGGTGGGCTTAAAACAAGTCAGGCGAGCACCCATTTTTGATGGCAGTGTCACAAGCGTGGAAGATCTTCCAGGACTTGTGTCATGGCCAAAAGATGGTGGTCCCTTTGTCACCTTACCACTCGTTTATACCCAACATCCCAGTTCTGGGAATGGTAATTTGGGGATGTATCGTGTGCAACTGTTTGGTGAAAAGACGGTTGGGATGCACATCCAAATCCACAGAGGAGGTGGGTTTCATTATTACGAGGCTGAGAAGGAAAACAAATCCCTTCCTGCACATGTGTACATCGGTGGGCCTCCTGCGCTCACCATTGCTGCAGTCGCACCACTACCAGAAGAAATTCCAGAACTTGTATTTGCTTCCTTTCTCATGGGAGAAAAACTCCGCATGAAAAAAGATAAATCCGTTTCACCTTATCCCATAGTGGCAGATGCCGATTTTGCGCTGATTGGATCCATCCCACCGAAACTACGAAGACCCGAAGGTCCGTTTGGAGACCATTATGGATACTACTCGTTGTTACACGATTATCCTTACTTAGACCTCTCTCATATCCTGCATAGAAAAGATGCCATTTGGGCAGCAACGGTTGTTGGAAGACCTCCGCAGGAAGACCATTACATTGCTGAATTCTTACAAGACCTATTATCACCAATGTTTCCCCTTGTGATGCCCCAAGTTCTCGGTGTTTGGGCCTATGAGGAATCAGGTGTTCATTCTCTTGCTGCGGCCATTGTCAAAGAACGTTATTTCCGAGAAGCCTTTATGGGAGCTCTTCGTATTTTGGGAGAAGGGCAATTGTCACTCACAAAATGTTTACTTGTAACAAACGAGAAGGTGAATCTTAAAAACTTTTCAGAAACATTCCGAGTCATCACAGAACGAAGTGATCCAAGGACCGATTTTTTTATCTTTAGTAATATCAGCCAAGACACACTGGATTATACGAGTGGAACAGTGAACAAAGGGAGTAAACTTCTTTGGATGGGAATTACCGATCCAAACAAACCCATCATCAATACAAATCTTCCTAAAGAATTTAATGGAAATTTTAAAGACAAACGTTTCCAAAATCCAAAAGTGTTTTTACCAGGTGTTCTTGTTGTCAAAGGTTCGGAATTTAAACCAAATGATCGTTTGGCGGAAACACTACTCTCTGAAGATTTAGGAAAGTTTTCGTATGTATTTCTTGTGGACGACTCGGAAGATGCTGTGAAATCAGATTCTGATTTTATTTGGACTATGTTTACAAGGATGGAACCTGCCTCAGATGTCTATGCGAGGACAGAAACCATTCGTAACCATATATCCTACCAAGTTCCCATCGTATTTGATTGCCGAATGAAACCTTGGATCCCAGAAGTTCTCACTCCCTTACCAGAAACAGTCAAACAAGTGGAAGAACGATTTGGCAAATGGATCGATTCCTTGTGA
- the rfaD gene encoding ADP-glyceromanno-heptose 6-epimerase yields the protein MAKKLTLVTGGAGLIGSQIIEDLNHNGNTDILVVDHLGTTDKWKNLQRNFFTDYYEKDQFERFLDAGHPLLSEISEIYHLGACSATTEKDATYLIQNNFHYTKKLAQFAIAKDIPFLYASSAATYGEGEFGYDDKAPIESLKPLNMYGYSKHLFDLYAKKTKIEDKLIGLKYFNVFGYGEAHKGDMRSLVLKGYEQIRDTGKLKLFKSYKPEYKDGEQKRDFLYVKDASKISIYLLSERKYGLYNVGRGKAETWNDLASALFNAMNAPINIEYVEMPESLKGKYQYYTCADMEKLTKAGYPFGFTNLQDSIKEYVRFLSLEAK from the coding sequence ATGGCAAAAAAACTTACTTTAGTCACTGGCGGTGCGGGTCTCATTGGCTCACAAATCATTGAAGACTTAAACCATAATGGAAACACCGACATTTTGGTTGTGGACCATCTGGGTACAACTGACAAATGGAAAAATCTCCAAAGGAATTTTTTTACAGATTATTATGAGAAGGATCAGTTTGAAAGATTTTTGGATGCAGGCCATCCCCTTCTGTCTGAGATATCCGAAATTTACCACTTAGGTGCTTGTTCTGCCACAACTGAAAAAGATGCAACCTATCTAATTCAGAATAACTTCCATTATACGAAGAAGTTAGCTCAGTTTGCAATTGCCAAAGACATCCCTTTTTTATACGCATCGAGTGCGGCAACTTATGGGGAAGGTGAGTTTGGGTATGATGACAAAGCCCCTATCGAATCTTTAAAACCCCTCAATATGTATGGTTATTCAAAACACCTTTTTGATTTGTATGCAAAAAAAACAAAGATCGAAGACAAACTCATTGGACTCAAATACTTTAATGTGTTTGGTTATGGCGAAGCCCACAAAGGAGATATGCGAAGTTTAGTTCTTAAAGGGTATGAACAAATTCGAGACACAGGCAAACTTAAACTATTTAAATCCTACAAACCAGAATACAAAGATGGGGAACAAAAACGTGATTTTTTGTATGTGAAGGATGCGAGTAAAATTAGCATCTATTTACTCAGTGAACGAAAATACGGATTGTACAATGTTGGGCGAGGGAAGGCAGAAACTTGGAATGACTTGGCTTCTGCTCTATTTAATGCCATGAATGCGCCGATAAACATTGAATATGTGGAAATGCCAGAGTCATTAAAAGGCAAATACCAATATTATACCTGCGCTGATATGGAAAAGTTAACGAAAGCCGGATATCCTTTTGGTTTTACAAACCTCCAGGATTCCATAAAGGAATACGTTCGCTTCTTATCATTAGAAGCGAAGTAA
- a CDS encoding ArsR/SmtB family transcription factor, producing MKIKTELSKQQLEQAIKGIQGIAHPIRLLILYTLAKEEKTVGQLVELLGTSQSAASQHLSKMKNNGILESRKSSNQVFYRLKDAKFKDLIQTIVKVYKK from the coding sequence ATGAAAATAAAAACAGAACTATCGAAACAACAATTGGAACAAGCGATTAAAGGAATTCAAGGGATAGCCCACCCGATTCGTTTGCTCATCCTTTATACTTTGGCAAAAGAAGAAAAAACAGTAGGTCAACTCGTGGAATTACTTGGAACGAGCCAATCAGCTGCCTCTCAACACTTAAGCAAAATGAAAAACAATGGAATCTTGGAATCACGAAAGTCTTCGAACCAAGTGTTCTATCGTTTGAAAGATGCTAAGTTCAAAGATCTAATCCAAACAATCGTAAAAGTGTATAAAAAGTAA
- a CDS encoding SDR family NAD(P)-dependent oxidoreductase, which produces MELKGANILVTGSAGGLGKAMAYRLGKSGANIILSDIQKDKLDETVSLFQKEGIKTTGIVTNVAKEEDSVRLIEEAAAFQGSLDVAILNAGILRDGLLIRVDKETGKVKGKMGIDQWQSVIDVNLTGVFLTGREAAAKMVEQKKGVIIPIASIAMHGNSGQTNYSAAKAGVAAMTVTWSKELAKFGIRVAGIAPGFIGTEMVLKDMNPEALEKWKSIIPVGRLGEPDEIASTAEFIIMNDLVTGVVLEISGGVRI; this is translated from the coding sequence ATGGAATTAAAAGGTGCAAACATTCTCGTCACCGGATCTGCCGGTGGACTCGGAAAGGCAATGGCATACCGTTTAGGTAAATCAGGAGCCAATATCATTCTCTCAGACATCCAAAAAGACAAATTGGACGAAACCGTTTCTCTCTTTCAAAAAGAAGGAATCAAAACAACGGGAATCGTTACCAATGTTGCTAAAGAAGAAGATAGTGTCCGACTCATTGAAGAAGCAGCAGCATTTCAAGGAAGCCTTGATGTCGCAATCCTCAATGCAGGGATCTTACGTGATGGCCTTCTCATCCGCGTGGACAAAGAAACAGGTAAGGTCAAAGGTAAAATGGGCATCGACCAATGGCAGTCAGTCATTGATGTCAATTTAACGGGAGTGTTCTTAACTGGTAGAGAAGCAGCTGCTAAAATGGTAGAACAAAAAAAAGGTGTCATCATCCCTATCGCCTCCATCGCGATGCATGGTAATTCTGGACAAACAAATTACAGTGCAGCAAAAGCAGGTGTTGCAGCCATGACAGTAACTTGGTCCAAAGAACTTGCTAAGTTCGGAATCAGAGTGGCAGGTATTGCCCCTGGATTTATTGGAACTGAAATGGTATTAAAAGACATGAACCCAGAAGCATTGGAAAAATGGAAATCGATTATCCCAGTCGGAAGGCTTGGAGAACCAGATGAGATTGCGTCCACTGCTGAGTTTATCATTATGAACGATCTTGTTACAGGTGTGGTTTTGGAAATCTCTGGTGGTGTCCGAATCTAA
- a CDS encoding histidine kinase: MAKPFVELEAQIPDLVKAKSKIVVRSSRMNRQLEQYVLGLITHILNEVGQSQFVEMLYTISKELTINGIKANQKRVFFEDEGLDITDEADYFQGIKEYSKKFSEKMADEYGKRCLARGVYVQIKFHYCLDGLLVEVTNNTPVIKTEEVRMREKMKKSMGYNDIAEFYMDNMDNTEGAGLGIALIMILLKNEGVDPNLFRIITHEDRTVARVEIPFNDNYVSFRSAELAEI, from the coding sequence GTGGCGAAACCCTTTGTAGAATTAGAAGCACAAATCCCCGATTTAGTAAAGGCAAAATCGAAAATTGTCGTCCGTTCGTCTCGGATGAATCGCCAGTTGGAGCAGTATGTGCTTGGGCTCATCACTCATATCTTAAACGAAGTGGGACAATCTCAATTTGTGGAAATGTTGTATACCATTTCCAAAGAACTCACCATCAATGGAATCAAAGCCAACCAAAAACGAGTTTTTTTTGAAGATGAAGGACTCGACATTACAGACGAAGCAGATTATTTCCAAGGGATCAAAGAGTATTCCAAAAAGTTCTCTGAGAAAATGGCAGATGAATATGGGAAACGATGCCTCGCCCGAGGTGTGTATGTGCAAATTAAATTCCACTACTGTTTGGACGGACTCCTTGTAGAAGTAACAAACAACACTCCCGTCATCAAAACAGAAGAAGTTCGGATGCGAGAAAAAATGAAAAAGTCCATGGGGTATAATGACATCGCTGAATTTTACATGGACAATATGGACAATACAGAAGGTGCGGGACTTGGGATTGCCCTTATCATGATCCTACTTAAAAACGAAGGTGTTGACCCTAACCTATTTCGTATCATCACCCATGAAGACAGAACAGTTGCCAGGGTGGAAATACCATTTAACGACAATTATGTGTCGTTTCGAAGTGCCGAACTAGCAGAAATATAA
- the secE gene encoding preprotein translocase subunit SecE, protein MKATSFIQECKAELEKVHWPTRQEVVSSTVVVLVTVFIFSLFLSASDFVFLKLLKWFWALGT, encoded by the coding sequence ATGAAAGCTACGAGTTTCATTCAGGAATGTAAAGCAGAACTTGAAAAAGTACATTGGCCTACGCGCCAAGAAGTGGTGAGTTCTACCGTTGTAGTCCTAGTTACAGTATTTATCTTTTCCTTATTTTTATCAGCTTCGGATTTTGTTTTCTTGAAACTGTTAAAGTGGTTCTGGGCATTAGGAACATAG
- the nusG gene encoding transcription termination/antitermination protein NusG — MGDSLDKKWYVLQTYSGHENKVKTNIEKMVQQQKLEDQIFSVKIPSMEVAEMKNGKKKVTKKKLMPGYVLVEMNMTDDLRFKIQNLPSVSTFVGGKGKGPEPLSLDEIKNLFSDVGNVESEEVSRPRFLFKVGETLKIIDGPFANFTGLVDEIFPDKGRLRVRVEIFGRSTPVELDYLQVKSEQ; from the coding sequence GTGGGCGATTCTTTAGATAAAAAATGGTATGTGCTTCAGACTTATTCTGGTCATGAGAATAAGGTGAAAACTAACATTGAAAAGATGGTCCAACAACAAAAGCTGGAAGACCAGATCTTTTCGGTGAAAATTCCTTCAATGGAAGTTGCCGAAATGAAAAACGGCAAAAAGAAGGTCACGAAGAAAAAACTCATGCCGGGTTATGTTCTCGTTGAGATGAATATGACCGATGACCTTCGGTTTAAAATCCAGAACTTACCTTCTGTGTCTACGTTTGTAGGCGGAAAAGGAAAAGGTCCGGAGCCACTTTCACTCGATGAGATCAAAAATCTCTTCAGTGATGTGGGAAATGTGGAATCGGAAGAAGTATCACGACCACGTTTCCTCTTCAAAGTGGGCGAGACATTGAAAATTATAGATGGTCCGTTTGCCAATTTCACAGGGCTTGTGGATGAAATTTTCCCTGATAAGGGAAGGCTTCGTGTCCGAGTCGAAATTTTTGGAAGATCCACTCCAGTGGAGTTGGATTATCTCCAAGTAAAATCGGAACAATAG
- the rplK gene encoding 50S ribosomal protein L11, translated as MAAKKVVKQIKLQVEAGKANPAPPVGPALGQAGLNIMEFCKQFNERSKNQMGLKLPVVITVYSDRSFTFVTKSPPAALLVMKALGLQGGSATPHTVKVGTIKRAQLEEIAKTKMEDLNANDLDAAVKIIAGTCRSMGVNVE; from the coding sequence ATGGCTGCAAAGAAAGTAGTAAAACAAATTAAACTCCAAGTAGAAGCAGGGAAAGCAAACCCAGCTCCTCCGGTAGGACCTGCACTTGGTCAGGCCGGACTCAATATCATGGAATTTTGTAAACAGTTCAATGAGAGATCAAAAAACCAAATGGGACTCAAACTCCCGGTTGTGATCACTGTTTATTCTGACAGAAGTTTTACATTCGTCACTAAATCACCTCCAGCTGCTCTTCTTGTCATGAAGGCTCTAGGACTCCAAGGTGGATCTGCTACTCCTCACACAGTGAAAGTAGGAACGATCAAACGCGCACAACTAGAAGAAATTGCAAAAACGAAGATGGAAGACCTCAATGCGAACGACTTAGATGCAGCAGTGAAAATCATTGCTGGAACTTGCCGTTCCATGGGTGTTAACGTCGAGTAA